The nucleotide window GCTGAGGAGACACCTCTCGCCTGCCCCTCTCCAACTGAGAGGGGATGAAACACACGGGGGCTCCGCCGGAAGGCGGGGCCCCTGGGCTACTTCTTGACGCCGAGCGCCAGCGGGATGCGGAACAGCTCCAGCACCTGCTGCACGTCCAGCGGCTTGGCCAGGCAGGCGATGGCGCCGGCCTGCTTCGACTGCTCCACCACGTCAGGCGAGTGGTTGGACGTCATGGTGATGAGCCGCACGCTCTCCATCTGCTTGCGGGCGCGGATGCGGCGGCACACTTCCAAGCCGTCGATGTCCGGCATGTTCAGGTCGATGAGCATGCCGTGGGGCTTCTGCTCGGAGACGAGCAGCAGCGCTTCCACGCCGCTGCTGGTGCTCTGCAGCTCCACCTGGGCCGTGTAGGGCTTGAACGCGCGCTTGATGGCGTCCAGCACGGGGCGCTCGTCGTCCACCACCAGCAGCTTCACCGTCCCACTGCCCAGCTCATCCGGCACCGGCATCTGGTGGGCGATGAGGAAGGAGCGCAGGTCCGTCGAGCGGACACGGCGGTGCCCGCCTGGCGTGCGGAACGCCATCAGGATACCCCGGTCAATCCACTTGCTGACGGTCGAGGGATCCACCTGCAGCAGACGGCTGATGTCGTGGGTGGTGTACAGCTGGTCCGTCGTTCCCGACGGCAGCAACTCTTCTTTTTGCTGACCAGATCCGGTGCTCATGGAATTCAACACCTACCTTGAAACCGAGGTGACTTCAACCTACTCGACCGCTCTTCTTCTCCGACCGTCTCATCAAACCTACCGCCTCTTCCCACCGTCCACTGGCCTTGAGACACAGCTCCACCAACTCCCTGGCGGCGCCATGGCCTCCGCGGTTCTGGGCCACGAAGTGGGCTTCTTGGCGCACTTCGGGTACGGCGTCCGCAGGACAGGAAGAAAGTCCTACGTGTGACATCGGACCCAGATCGTTCAGGTCGTCCCCCATATAAGCACAGGACTCAGGAGGTATGGAGAACTGGGTGAGCAGTTCTTCGAGGGCAGGGGTTTTTTCCTTCTTCCCCTGGAGGATAGCGGCAAGCCCGAGTTCTCGCCCGCGGACTTCGACGATGGTGGAGGTCCGCGCCGTGAGCAGGGCGGCGGGCAGCCCCATCAGCCGGGCCATCACCAGCGCATGGCCGTCCTTCACGTCGAAGCGCTTCATCAGCTCGCCGTCGCCGCCGTAGTACAGCCCCCCATCGGTGAGCACGCCATCCACGTCGAACACAAGCAGGCGCACCCGCGCGGCCCGCGCGGACAATTCCTCTTGGGTCGGCTTGGGCTGTGTCCCCGTCATGGCTTGGCGGCTCCCCTCCCGAGACAGCACCTCACACCGCCGGTTCGTGGCCCAGGGCCCGGCGAATCGACAGCACACTTTGTACCACGTCTTCAAACATTTGGGGTGTGAGTGAGCACGGACCGTCACACAGGGCACGGTCCGGGTCCTCGTGCACTTCGGTGAACAGTGCGTCGATGCCGGCCGCGGCGGCGGCGCGGGACAGCAGCGGCACGAACTTGCGCTCCCCGGCCGTCTCGCCGTTGCCGGCCGAGGGCAGCTGCACCGAGTGCGTGGCGTCGAAGCACACGGACAGGCCCGCCTCGCGCATCTGGAGGAAGCCGCGCATGTCCACCACGAGGTTGTTGTAGCCGAAGGAGGCCCCGCGCTCGGTCACCAGCACGTTGGGATTGCCACACTCCATGGCCTTGCGCGCCGAGTGGACGATGTCCTTGGGGGCCACGAACTGGCCCTTCTTGAGGTTCACGCCCCGGCCCGAGCGGGCCACGGCCTCCACCAGGTCCGTCTGCCGGCACAGGAAGGCGGGAATCTGGATGATGTCCACCACCTCGGCGGCGGGGCCCACCTGGCTGATGTCGTGGACGTCCGTGAGGATGGGCACACCCACCTCCTCGCGGATGCGCCGCAGCACCCGCAGGCCTTCCTTCAGGCCCGGGCCGCGGAAGGACTTGCCGCTGGTGCGGTTGGCCTTGTCGTAGGAGCACTTGAAGGCATAGGGCACCCCGAGCCGGGCGGTGATGCCCTTGAGCAGGTGCGCATGGCGCAGCGCCAGCTCCTCGGACTCGATGACATCCGGTCCGGCGATGACGAACAGCTTCTGGCCAGGGCCCACGGTGTGGCCCGCGAGGGTGATCATGCCTGCACCTGCGAGGCTCCACGGGGGGCGTCACGCTGGGTGAGCGCCGCCTTGATGAAGCCGGAGAAGAGGGGATGGGGGGCGAAAGGCTTGCTCTTGAATTCGGGGTGGAACTGGCAGCCGACGAAGTAGGGATGTTCCTTCAGTTCGATCATCTCCACCAGATTCAGGTCGGGATTGTGGCCGGAGATGATGAGCCCGGCCTCCTGGAGCCGCCCCCGGTAGGCGTTGTTCACCTCGTAGCGGTGGCGGTGGCGCTCCTGGATGAGCTCCTGCCCGTAGAGCTTGTGGGCCAGGGTGCCCGGCTGGAGCGCGCACGCGTAGCTGCCCAGGCGCATGGTGCCGCCCTTGTCCTGCACGTGGACCTGGCTCTCCATGAGCGTCACCACCGGGTTCGGGGTGTGCGCATTGAACTCCAGCGAGTCGGCGTCCTTGATGCCCAGCACGCCGCGGCTGAACTCCACCACCGCCATCTGCAGCCCCAGGCAGATGCCGAAGAAGGGGATCTTCTTCTCGCGGGCGTGGCGCACGGCGGCGATTTTCCCCTCCGTGCCGCGCACCCCGAAGCCGCCCGGCACCAGGATGGCGTCCACCCCGGCCAGGAGCTTCTCGGGCCCCTTCTCCTCCACCTCCTGGGAATCCACGAAGTGCAGGTTCACCCGCACGTCGTTGGCGATGCCGCCGTGGAGCAGGGCCTCGTTGAGGCTCTTGTAGCTCTCCTTCAGGTCCACGTACTTGCCGACGATGCCGATCTTCACCTCGCCGCGCGCCGGCTCGTAGATGCGGCGGGTGATGGTCTCCCAGCGCTCCAGGTGCGGCGCGCGGCTCCAGATGTTGAGCACCTCCGCCAGCCGCTCGTCGAGCCCCTGGCGGTGCAGCTCCAGCGGCAGCTCGTACACGCTCCGCACGTCCGGCGAGGTGAACACGTTGCCCGTGTCCACGTTGCAGAACATGGCGATCTTGTCCTTCAGCTCCCGGGAGATTTCCCGGTCCGTGCGGCACAGGAGGAAGTCCGGCTGGATGCCGATCTCCCGCAGCTTCATCACCGAGTGCTGGGTGGGCTTGGTCTTCACCTCGCCGGCCGCGCCGATGTAGGGCAGCAGCGTCAGGTGCACGTAGACGGCGTTCTGGCTGCCCACGTCGTAGCGCATCTGCCGGATGGCCTCGAGGAACGGCAGGGACTCGATGTCACCCACCGTGCCGCCCACCTCCACGATGACGACGTCCACGTCCTGGGAGGCCTGGCGGATGTTGGCCTTGATCTCATCGGTGATGTGGGGAATCACCTGGACCGTCTTGCCCAGGTACTCGCCGCGCCGCTCCTTCATGATGACGGCGTGGTAGATGCGGCCGGTGGTGAAGTTGTTCGTGCGGCTCATCCGCGCGTGGGTGAACCGCTCGTAGTGGCCGAGATCCATGTCGGTCTCGCCGCCGTCCTCGGTGACGTAGACCTCGCCGTGCTGGAAGGGGCTCATCGTGCCGGGATCCACGTTGATGTACGGATCCAGCTTGAGCAGCGTGATGTTGAGCCCGCGGTTCTCCAGCAGGGCGCCAATGGACGCCGATGCGAGCCCCTTGCCCAGAGAGCTGACCACGCCGCCGGTCACGAAGATGTACTTGGTCTTCTTGGAGCGCATGACCCTTCCTGCCAAGGAGGAGGGGGTGCGTCAACGTTTCTGACGGGCTCAGGTGCCGTCAGGGCTCCCTGGCCGGGCGTGGGCGTAGTCCTTGGCCACGGGCTTGCCGGCCCGCCAGTCCCGCAGCGGACACTGGCGGCAGCTCCACCCG belongs to Stigmatella erecta and includes:
- a CDS encoding response regulator, yielding MSTGSGQQKEELLPSGTTDQLYTTHDISRLLQVDPSTVSKWIDRGILMAFRTPGGHRRVRSTDLRSFLIAHQMPVPDELGSGTVKLLVVDDERPVLDAIKRAFKPYTAQVELQSTSSGVEALLLVSEQKPHGMLIDLNMPDIDGLEVCRRIRARKQMESVRLITMTSNHSPDVVEQSKQAGAIACLAKPLDVQQVLELFRIPLALGVKK
- a CDS encoding KdsC family phosphatase, with the translated sequence MTGTQPKPTQEELSARAARVRLLVFDVDGVLTDGGLYYGGDGELMKRFDVKDGHALVMARLMGLPAALLTARTSTIVEVRGRELGLAAILQGKKEKTPALEELLTQFSIPPESCAYMGDDLNDLGPMSHVGLSSCPADAVPEVRQEAHFVAQNRGGHGAARELVELCLKASGRWEEAVGLMRRSEKKSGRVG
- the kdsA gene encoding 3-deoxy-8-phosphooctulonate synthase, which encodes MITLAGHTVGPGQKLFVIAGPDVIESEELALRHAHLLKGITARLGVPYAFKCSYDKANRTSGKSFRGPGLKEGLRVLRRIREEVGVPILTDVHDISQVGPAAEVVDIIQIPAFLCRQTDLVEAVARSGRGVNLKKGQFVAPKDIVHSARKAMECGNPNVLVTERGASFGYNNLVVDMRGFLQMREAGLSVCFDATHSVQLPSAGNGETAGERKFVPLLSRAAAAAGIDALFTEVHEDPDRALCDGPCSLTPQMFEDVVQSVLSIRRALGHEPAV
- a CDS encoding CTP synthase — protein: MRSKKTKYIFVTGGVVSSLGKGLASASIGALLENRGLNITLLKLDPYINVDPGTMSPFQHGEVYVTEDGGETDMDLGHYERFTHARMSRTNNFTTGRIYHAVIMKERRGEYLGKTVQVIPHITDEIKANIRQASQDVDVVIVEVGGTVGDIESLPFLEAIRQMRYDVGSQNAVYVHLTLLPYIGAAGEVKTKPTQHSVMKLREIGIQPDFLLCRTDREISRELKDKIAMFCNVDTGNVFTSPDVRSVYELPLELHRQGLDERLAEVLNIWSRAPHLERWETITRRIYEPARGEVKIGIVGKYVDLKESYKSLNEALLHGGIANDVRVNLHFVDSQEVEEKGPEKLLAGVDAILVPGGFGVRGTEGKIAAVRHAREKKIPFFGICLGLQMAVVEFSRGVLGIKDADSLEFNAHTPNPVVTLMESQVHVQDKGGTMRLGSYACALQPGTLAHKLYGQELIQERHRHRYEVNNAYRGRLQEAGLIISGHNPDLNLVEMIELKEHPYFVGCQFHPEFKSKPFAPHPLFSGFIKAALTQRDAPRGASQVQA